A section of the Flavobacterium sp. CG_23.5 genome encodes:
- a CDS encoding aminoacyl-histidine dipeptidase, with protein MSQEIRNLEPKALWNKFADLNAVPRPSKKEERVIEFMKNFGNSLGLETFEDEIRNVIIRKPATPGMENRKAIVLQGHLDMVHQKNADTVFDFDTQGIDMYVDGDWVRARGTTLGADNGLGVATIMAILESKDIPHSAIEALFTIDEETGMTGALNLKGGILQGQILLNLDTEEDDEIDIGCAGGIDVTATRSYREEEVPDGSVGHLITVKGLKGGHSGMDIHKGLGNANKIMNRLLFDAFENFGLQVSEINGGSLRNAIPRESFAKVIISEMFDEAYIFDMQEIISDIKAEYKTTEPNLTIEIVKCDLPKKVMDLGVQEGIIRAIYAAHNGVYRMSANMEDLVETSNNIARVIIKEGEISVGCLTRSSVETSKFDLANSLRSAFELVGCEVELSGSYPGWTPNVKSEILDVLVGIYEKQNVEKPKVVACHAGLECGILGTNYPEMDMISFGPTIHGAHSPDERASVSSSQKFWKFVLEILANIPVK; from the coding sequence ATGAGCCAAGAAATAAGAAATTTAGAACCCAAAGCACTTTGGAATAAGTTTGCTGATTTAAATGCTGTACCACGTCCTTCTAAAAAAGAGGAACGTGTGATTGAGTTTATGAAAAACTTCGGAAACAGTCTGGGATTGGAAACTTTTGAAGACGAAATCCGTAACGTAATTATACGCAAACCGGCTACTCCGGGAATGGAAAATCGTAAAGCGATTGTTCTTCAAGGACATTTGGATATGGTACATCAAAAAAATGCCGATACCGTTTTTGATTTTGACACACAGGGAATTGACATGTATGTCGATGGAGACTGGGTTCGTGCTAGAGGAACTACGCTAGGTGCAGATAACGGTCTTGGAGTAGCCACGATTATGGCAATTCTGGAAAGCAAAGATATTCCGCATTCAGCAATTGAAGCTTTGTTTACCATTGATGAAGAAACTGGAATGACAGGAGCTTTGAATTTAAAAGGAGGGATTTTACAAGGACAAATTCTTTTGAATTTAGATACTGAAGAAGACGATGAAATCGACATTGGTTGTGCAGGAGGAATTGATGTAACGGCTACAAGAAGTTATCGCGAAGAAGAAGTTCCAGATGGTTCTGTGGGGCATCTTATTACCGTAAAAGGATTAAAAGGCGGGCATTCAGGAATGGATATTCATAAAGGTTTGGGTAATGCCAATAAAATCATGAATCGTTTGTTATTTGACGCATTCGAAAACTTCGGTTTGCAAGTGTCAGAAATCAATGGAGGGAGTTTGCGTAACGCGATTCCTAGAGAAAGCTTTGCCAAAGTAATTATTTCTGAAATGTTTGATGAAGCCTATATTTTTGATATGCAGGAAATCATCAGTGATATCAAAGCAGAATATAAAACGACTGAACCAAACTTGACTATCGAAATCGTGAAATGCGATTTACCGAAAAAAGTGATGGATTTAGGAGTTCAGGAAGGAATCATAAGAGCTATTTATGCTGCTCATAATGGAGTGTATCGCATGAGTGCTAATATGGAAGACTTAGTGGAAACTTCAAATAATATTGCTCGAGTAATTATCAAAGAGGGTGAAATTTCTGTTGGTTGTCTAACTCGTTCTTCTGTAGAAACTTCCAAATTTGATTTGGCCAATTCATTGCGTTCCGCTTTTGAATTAGTGGGTTGTGAGGTAGAACTATCAGGTTCTTATCCTGGCTGGACGCCAAATGTGAAATCGGAAATTTTAGATGTTTTAGTGGGTATTTACGAAAAACAGAATGTTGAAAAGCCTAAAGTTGTGGCTTGTCACGCAGGATTAGAATGTGGAATTCTGGGAACTAATTATCCTGAAATGGATATGATTTCTTTTGGACCAACTATCCATGGAGCGCATTCTCCTGATGAAAGAGCAAGTGTTTCTTCTTCTCAGAAATTCTGGAAATTTGTATTGGAAATTTTAGCCAATATTCCAGTGAAATAG
- a CDS encoding lysophospholipid acyltransferase family protein — protein sequence MGLFKRNPFGHILFIKKWLIRIFGVITHRRYRGFNELQIEGSEIIRNLPDTNVLFVSNHQTYFADVVAMFHVFNASLNGRDDTIKNVCYMWQPKLNIYYVAAKETMQAGLLPRIMAYAGAISVERTWRAKGEDVTEKKNINPDDTQKIGIALKDGWVITFPQGTTKSFKPVRKGTAHIIMQQRPIVVPIVIDGFRRSFDKKGLRMKKKGILQSFIIKEPLDIDYDNDTIDEIVEKVEYAIEQHPSFLKVIPAEIIKEAEELNKTRRWEY from the coding sequence ATGGGATTATTTAAGAGAAATCCTTTTGGTCACATACTATTTATTAAAAAATGGTTAATCCGAATTTTTGGAGTAATTACGCATAGACGTTATAGAGGTTTCAATGAATTACAAATTGAAGGTTCTGAAATAATTAGAAATTTACCAGATACGAATGTTCTTTTTGTATCCAATCACCAAACCTATTTTGCCGATGTTGTGGCAATGTTTCACGTTTTCAATGCCAGTTTGAATGGGCGCGATGATACTATCAAAAATGTGTGCTATATGTGGCAACCAAAATTGAATATCTATTATGTTGCTGCCAAAGAGACTATGCAAGCAGGTTTATTGCCCCGAATCATGGCTTATGCAGGAGCAATTTCTGTGGAGAGAACTTGGCGAGCGAAAGGCGAGGACGTAACAGAAAAGAAGAATATCAACCCAGATGATACTCAAAAAATTGGAATAGCGTTAAAGGACGGATGGGTCATCACTTTTCCGCAAGGAACCACTAAGTCATTCAAGCCTGTTCGTAAAGGAACAGCTCACATCATTATGCAACAAAGACCTATAGTTGTCCCCATCGTTATTGACGGCTTTCGTCGTTCTTTCGACAAAAAAGGATTACGCATGAAAAAGAAAGGAATTCTTCAGTCCTTTATTATCAAGGAACCATTGGATATTGATTATGATAATGATACCATTGATGAAATTGTCGAAAAAGTAGAATATGCCATCGAGCAACATCCATCATTTCTAAAAGTAATTCCTGCAGAAATAATAAAAGAAGCGGAAGAACTAAATAAAACCCGTCGTTGGGAATATTAA
- a CDS encoding DUF3810 domain-containing protein yields the protein MKRKYILPIFLLIQIIVLQIIPYYPENVEQFYSNGLYPIISKSSRIAFGNIPFSLGDFIYFILISSMLLWFWNKRKNWKSEWKNNTLSLLSFVSVFYFFFHLLWAFNYYREPLFEKMEIKKEYSDADLLNFTKKLIIKTNTIQSQLTKNDSLKVVFPYSQDQVFEMNLNGYKNLAVLYDYFNYSHLSTKKSLFSLPLTYMGFSGYLNPFTNEAQVNYLGPMYTFPMTANHEMAHQMGYASESECNFIGFLASVKNDNLYVQYSGYSLALRYCLGNWQARNEKIQKQLLTTIHPGILKNYKESTDFWNEYQTPIETGFHVFYDNFLKMNQQKDGLESYNKYVNLMVNYYKKNEL from the coding sequence GTGAAACGCAAATACATTCTTCCAATCTTTCTTTTGATACAAATAATTGTTCTTCAAATTATTCCCTATTATCCTGAAAATGTGGAACAATTTTACAGCAATGGATTGTATCCAATAATTAGTAAATCTTCACGAATTGCTTTTGGAAACATCCCCTTTTCTCTGGGTGATTTTATCTATTTCATTTTGATTTCATCTATGTTGCTCTGGTTTTGGAACAAAAGAAAAAACTGGAAGTCAGAATGGAAAAATAACACCCTAAGCTTATTAAGTTTTGTATCGGTATTTTATTTTTTCTTTCATTTGCTTTGGGCTTTTAATTATTATAGAGAACCGCTTTTTGAAAAAATGGAAATCAAAAAAGAGTATTCGGATGCTGATTTATTGAATTTTACCAAAAAATTAATCATAAAAACCAATACGATTCAAAGTCAGCTTACTAAAAATGACAGTTTGAAAGTTGTCTTCCCCTATTCTCAAGATCAGGTATTCGAAATGAATTTGAATGGTTATAAAAATCTGGCAGTCTTATATGATTATTTTAATTATTCCCATTTGAGCACTAAAAAATCATTGTTTAGTCTGCCTTTAACGTATATGGGTTTTAGCGGTTATTTGAATCCGTTTACCAATGAAGCACAGGTAAATTATTTGGGTCCAATGTACACTTTCCCAATGACCGCCAATCATGAAATGGCGCACCAAATGGGATATGCAAGTGAAAGTGAATGCAACTTTATTGGGTTTCTGGCTTCGGTAAAAAATGATAATTTATACGTTCAATATTCTGGTTATAGTTTGGCTTTACGCTATTGTTTAGGGAATTGGCAGGCTCGCAATGAAAAAATTCAAAAGCAACTATTAACAACTATTCATCCGGGAATTTTAAAAAACTACAAGGAAAGCACGGACTTTTGGAATGAGTACCAAACGCCAATCGAAACTGGTTTTCATGTTTTTTATGATAATTTCCTGAAAATGAATCAACAAAAAGATGGATTGGAGAGTTATAACAAATATGTGAATTTGATGGTGAATTATTACAAAAAAAATGAGTTATGA
- a CDS encoding DUF4268 domain-containing protein produces MYSKEETQKLKREFWVTFADKYPRKWVLYDTKIKDFSFKFYVDNKKAQVLIDIEHRNDEKRIAYFDKITALKNILEEEFVKDLVFEKEYTLENGKTISRIWVEKLGVGVSNRKYWDEIFDFYNEKMNALELFYLEYDEFIKDID; encoded by the coding sequence ATGTATAGTAAAGAAGAAACTCAAAAATTAAAGCGAGAATTCTGGGTCACATTCGCCGATAAATATCCTAGAAAATGGGTGCTTTATGATACAAAAATCAAAGATTTCTCCTTTAAATTTTATGTGGACAATAAAAAAGCACAAGTATTAATTGATATTGAGCATCGCAATGATGAAAAACGTATTGCTTATTTTGATAAAATAACAGCACTGAAAAACATCCTTGAAGAAGAATTTGTCAAAGATTTAGTATTTGAAAAAGAATATACTCTTGAAAACGGCAAAACTATTAGCCGAATTTGGGTTGAAAAATTAGGAGTAGGTGTTAGCAATCGAAAATACTGGGATGAAATCTTTGATTTTTACAACGAGAAAATGAATGCTTTAGAGTTATTCTATTTAGAATATGATGAATTTATTAAGGATATTGATTAG
- a CDS encoding NUDIX hydrolase, with the protein MDFQEFLEYVPKLMTAELPAQVSHIKMAPLERIESLKNFDIESKKPKIAAVMMLLYPKNGKTHLVLIVRNSYKGVHSAQIAFPGGKYESKDEIFENTALRETHEEVGVHPDNMEIIKTFTPMYIPPSDFMVHPFLGICKQEIIFVPDPTEVANIIELPLMVFLSDAILTDAKMTTSYANEISVPAFKIEEHIVWGATAMMLSELKDVVKGVLES; encoded by the coding sequence ATGGATTTTCAAGAGTTTTTAGAATATGTTCCTAAATTAATGACAGCAGAACTTCCTGCTCAGGTTTCGCATATCAAAATGGCACCGTTAGAAAGAATCGAAAGTTTGAAAAATTTTGATATTGAAAGCAAAAAACCAAAAATTGCTGCCGTTATGATGCTGCTTTATCCCAAAAACGGAAAAACGCATTTGGTCCTTATTGTCCGAAATTCCTATAAAGGTGTACATTCTGCCCAGATTGCATTTCCCGGAGGTAAATATGAGTCTAAAGATGAAATTTTTGAGAATACAGCTTTGAGGGAAACGCATGAGGAAGTGGGAGTTCATCCAGATAATATGGAAATTATTAAGACATTTACACCCATGTATATCCCACCAAGTGATTTTATGGTCCATCCTTTTTTAGGGATTTGCAAACAAGAAATTATTTTTGTACCAGATCCTACTGAAGTCGCAAATATAATTGAACTTCCTTTGATGGTTTTTTTGAGTGACGCAATTCTCACTGATGCGAAAATGACTACTTCGTATGCTAACGAAATTAGTGTTCCTGCTTTTAAAATTGAAGAACACATTGTTTGGGGAGCTACAGCAATGATGTTAAGTGAGTTGAAAGATGTTGTGAAAGGTGTTTTAGAAAGCTGA
- a CDS encoding DHCW motif cupin fold protein: protein MSNIPFQAIDWDKIERTEHKGETGTAFWQTIQLGGLRIRKVIYSAGYLADHWCQKGHIVHCLEGDFISEMVNGEHVQLSKGMTYVVSDDLSSHRSIAANGVELLIIDGDFLK, encoded by the coding sequence ATGAGTAACATACCTTTCCAAGCCATTGACTGGGACAAAATAGAAAGAACGGAACATAAAGGCGAAACAGGAACGGCTTTTTGGCAAACGATCCAATTAGGCGGACTTAGAATTCGAAAAGTTATTTATTCTGCAGGTTATTTAGCAGATCATTGGTGCCAAAAAGGCCATATTGTACATTGCCTCGAAGGTGATTTCATCAGCGAAATGGTGAACGGAGAACACGTTCAACTTTCCAAAGGAATGACTTACGTTGTTTCAGATGATTTAAGTTCTCATCGGTCTATAGCAGCTAATGGAGTTGAATTGTTAATCATCGACGGGGATTTTTTGAAATAA
- a CDS encoding 3-oxoacyl-[acyl-carrier-protein] synthase III C-terminal domain-containing protein, with the protein MKSIIISNFKPILVGKLIDQQKLNQYTKFLYHHFQTKPSLVASGEDEIFEESNSFEVISDQVDKYSVPSENINKRQILIFEEVEHFIENEMDETLPSEYQFPASLVSGKGDLFGPKIGIRMQWFKEKMGYVFDEFYSTTNSAPENLVHVTCSGYSSPSVAQEAVINRDWETTQVTHSYQMGCYGAFPAIRTASHLISGSRNHGRVDVVHTELLSAHLNLTEFSVANTMICSLFADGFIGYSLYEEDTFMNDDSIEDKKGLRILASHEVIIPDSLDDMSWEIGEYNFLMTLSKRVPVFIRKNIKSFLTTLCAKVDVDLEEEKSKMHFAIHPGGPKIIDYVVDAVGISKDQARWSYEILRQQGNMSSATVPHIFNEIVNDSSIASGTKIVAMAFGPGLTATGLLLEKI; encoded by the coding sequence ATGAAAAGCATTATTATTTCTAATTTCAAGCCTATTTTGGTAGGGAAATTAATCGATCAACAAAAACTTAACCAATATACAAAGTTTTTATACCATCATTTTCAAACTAAACCAAGTTTAGTTGCTTCAGGAGAAGATGAAATTTTTGAAGAATCAAATAGTTTTGAGGTTATCTCAGACCAGGTTGATAAATATTCGGTACCTTCTGAAAATATTAATAAAAGACAAATTTTAATTTTTGAAGAGGTAGAACATTTTATTGAAAATGAAATGGATGAAACTTTACCTTCTGAATATCAATTTCCGGCTAGTTTAGTATCTGGGAAAGGCGATTTGTTTGGACCTAAAATTGGAATCCGCATGCAATGGTTTAAAGAAAAAATGGGATATGTTTTTGATGAATTTTATTCAACAACAAACTCTGCTCCTGAAAACCTGGTTCATGTTACATGCTCCGGTTATTCTTCTCCAAGTGTTGCACAAGAAGCCGTAATAAATAGAGACTGGGAAACAACTCAGGTTACTCATTCCTACCAAATGGGGTGCTACGGGGCTTTTCCTGCTATACGAACTGCCAGTCACTTGATAAGCGGCAGTAGAAATCATGGAAGAGTAGATGTAGTTCATACAGAGTTATTATCGGCACATTTAAATTTAACCGAATTTTCTGTGGCAAACACGATGATTTGCTCTCTTTTTGCAGATGGTTTTATTGGATATTCTTTGTATGAAGAAGATACTTTCATGAATGATGATTCAATTGAAGATAAAAAAGGACTCAGAATTTTAGCTTCACATGAGGTTATTATTCCGGATTCATTAGATGATATGTCTTGGGAAATAGGAGAGTACAATTTTTTAATGACGCTTTCTAAAAGGGTTCCCGTTTTTATTCGTAAAAACATCAAATCCTTTTTAACAACGCTTTGCGCTAAAGTTGATGTAGATCTGGAAGAGGAGAAATCCAAAATGCATTTTGCAATCCATCCCGGAGGACCAAAAATTATTGATTATGTAGTGGATGCAGTTGGAATTTCAAAAGATCAGGCACGTTGGTCGTATGAAATATTGCGCCAACAGGGAAACATGTCTTCTGCTACTGTTCCACATATCTTTAATGAAATTGTTAATGATTCAAGCATCGCCTCAGGAACTAAAATTGTAGCAATGGCCTTTGGGCCAGGTCTTACGGCCACCGGATTATTGCTTGAAAAAATATAA
- a CDS encoding RNA polymerase sigma factor: MSDNLEQSFVKQLQENQNIIHKICRLYTNGDDAHKDLFQEITIQLWKAFPKFRGDSKFSTWAYRVALNTAITLYRKSKRSVATIEFEGRQHFLNDVEYNYEEEEQIKLMYKAVYQLNDIEKALVFMYLEDKDYQEIAETLGISEVNARVKMNRIKGKLKKILNPLGI; encoded by the coding sequence ATGAGTGACAATCTAGAACAGTCTTTTGTTAAGCAATTGCAGGAAAATCAGAATATAATCCACAAAATTTGTAGGTTATATACTAATGGCGATGATGCACACAAAGATTTGTTTCAGGAAATCACGATTCAATTGTGGAAAGCTTTTCCGAAATTTAGAGGAGACAGCAAATTTTCTACTTGGGCCTATCGTGTGGCGTTGAACACGGCAATCACATTATATAGAAAAAGTAAGCGCTCAGTAGCCACTATTGAGTTTGAAGGACGGCAACATTTCTTGAATGATGTCGAGTATAATTATGAAGAAGAGGAACAAATAAAGCTGATGTACAAAGCGGTTTATCAGCTGAATGATATTGAAAAAGCACTGGTTTTTATGTATCTTGAGGATAAAGATTATCAGGAAATAGCCGAAACATTAGGGATTAGCGAAGTGAATGCGAGGGTGAAGATGAATAGAATAAAAGGGAAATTAAAAAAAATATTAAATCCATTAGGAATATGA
- a CDS encoding NAD(P)H-dependent flavin oxidoreductase, with product MNRITELFNIQYPIIQAGMIWNSGYKLASAVSNAGGLGIIGAGSMYPEVLREHIQKCKKATQKPFGVNVPMLYPNVEEIMKIIVDEGVKIVFTSAGNPKTWTSYLKENGIIVVHVVSSSVFALKAEAAGVDAIVAEGFEAGGHNGRDETTTFTLIPMVKEHIKIPLIAAGGIATGRGMLAAMVLGADGVQVGSRFAASLESSAHENFKKTIIDVKEGDTQLTLKELAPVRLIKNKFYQDLEDLYETCPTKEELTELLGRARAKRGMFEGDLIEGELEIGQVAGLIHEIKPAAEILLEMITDFQNARKEVTKFDFNFLHND from the coding sequence ATGAATAGAATTACAGAGCTCTTCAATATTCAATATCCTATTATTCAAGCTGGAATGATTTGGAATAGTGGTTATAAATTAGCGAGTGCAGTAAGTAATGCGGGTGGTTTAGGAATAATAGGTGCGGGTTCTATGTATCCCGAAGTTTTACGAGAACATATTCAAAAATGCAAAAAAGCAACGCAAAAACCTTTTGGTGTTAATGTTCCAATGTTATATCCAAATGTTGAAGAAATAATGAAAATTATAGTCGATGAAGGAGTGAAAATAGTTTTTACATCGGCTGGAAATCCAAAAACTTGGACTTCCTATTTAAAAGAAAATGGTATAATAGTTGTTCATGTGGTCAGTAGTTCGGTATTTGCTTTAAAAGCAGAAGCAGCTGGAGTTGATGCTATTGTTGCCGAAGGATTTGAAGCGGGAGGACACAACGGAAGGGACGAAACTACTACTTTTACCTTGATTCCCATGGTAAAAGAACATATCAAAATTCCGCTGATTGCTGCCGGAGGTATTGCTACTGGTCGCGGAATGCTTGCGGCAATGGTTTTAGGTGCCGACGGCGTTCAGGTAGGGAGTAGATTTGCAGCTTCGCTGGAATCGTCAGCACACGAAAATTTCAAGAAGACTATCATCGATGTCAAAGAAGGGGATACGCAGTTGACCTTGAAAGAATTGGCTCCTGTCCGATTGATAAAAAATAAGTTTTACCAGGACCTTGAAGATTTGTATGAGACATGTCCAACAAAAGAAGAGTTAACGGAATTATTAGGCAGAGCAAGAGCTAAACGTGGGATGTTTGAAGGCGATTTAATCGAAGGGGAGTTGGAGATTGGTCAAGTTGCGGGATTAATTCACGAAATTAAGCCTGCGGCAGAAATCCTTTTAGAAATGATAACTGACTTTCAAAACGCCAGAAAAGAGGTTACTAAATTTGATTTTAATTTTTTACACAATGACTAA
- a CDS encoding S8 family peptidase, which produces MKKLYIFLLIFTTATVFSQEQDAWVYFNSKPNSQIYFDSPLQMLSQRALDRRTNQNIALDSKDIPVEKSYINQVKSVVGVSVLAKSKWLNAIHVRGTQALINSLKTFSFVNKIDFADKSLNVAGKIAKAVRIRKTSKSTKTKIDYAYGTSANQIQMLNGQKLHQQNYTGSGKIIAVLDAGFPGVNTAQPFQRLRDNNQILGGYNFVLRNPDFYGGDSHGTSVLSTMGGYKDNSLVGTAPDASYYLFITEDDTSENPIEESLWVEAAEKSDSLGVDIINTSLGYFDYDNKAYSHTYSEMNGTTTFMSRGAEIAFSRGMIIVTAAGNSGNSLDPHIAVPADAVSVIAVGAVNSAKSVASFSSIGPSFDNRIKPDVMAQGQSDIVSDQFGNIVTANGTSFSSPIMSGMVACLWQAFPLKTNKEIRELIIKSADRFATPNNQYGFGIPDFSLALTNALSLNTFSKNDFIVYPNPVNDSISVFLPEGYDKGSIFIYTILGQKILENNITSQTSNISLKFLDNGIYVYKLESGIFSKTGKIIKQ; this is translated from the coding sequence ATGAAAAAACTCTATATATTTCTTTTGATATTTACCACAGCGACTGTTTTTTCTCAAGAACAAGATGCTTGGGTTTACTTTAATTCAAAACCGAATTCTCAAATTTATTTTGACTCGCCTTTGCAAATGCTTTCACAGCGAGCTTTGGATAGAAGGACCAATCAAAATATTGCTTTAGATTCTAAAGATATTCCTGTTGAGAAATCTTATATTAACCAAGTAAAATCCGTTGTGGGAGTTTCTGTTTTAGCCAAATCAAAATGGCTGAACGCGATTCATGTTCGAGGCACACAAGCATTGATAAATTCGCTAAAAACATTTTCCTTCGTCAATAAAATAGATTTTGCTGATAAATCGCTGAATGTTGCTGGTAAAATTGCAAAGGCGGTAAGAATTAGAAAGACAAGCAAGAGTACAAAAACTAAAATTGATTATGCTTATGGAACCTCGGCAAATCAAATTCAGATGCTCAACGGACAAAAATTGCACCAACAGAATTACACGGGTTCAGGTAAAATAATAGCAGTTTTAGATGCCGGTTTTCCAGGAGTAAATACAGCTCAGCCTTTTCAAAGATTAAGAGATAACAACCAAATTTTGGGAGGTTATAATTTTGTGTTGAGAAATCCTGATTTTTATGGAGGCGATTCCCATGGAACATCAGTGCTTTCCACTATGGGCGGTTATAAAGATAATTCATTAGTTGGCACGGCGCCTGATGCTTCCTACTATTTATTTATCACCGAAGATGATACTTCTGAAAATCCAATTGAGGAATCGCTTTGGGTTGAAGCTGCAGAGAAATCAGATAGTTTAGGAGTGGATATCATAAATACTTCGTTGGGCTATTTTGATTACGATAACAAAGCGTACAGTCATACTTATAGTGAAATGAATGGTACAACAACTTTCATGTCTCGTGGGGCCGAAATTGCGTTTAGTCGGGGGATGATTATAGTGACGGCAGCTGGTAACTCAGGAAACTCATTAGATCCACATATTGCAGTGCCGGCCGATGCGGTTTCCGTAATTGCGGTTGGAGCAGTAAATTCAGCAAAATCAGTAGCGTCATTTAGCTCAATTGGTCCTTCATTTGATAATAGAATAAAACCGGATGTTATGGCACAAGGACAATCTGATATTGTGTCTGATCAATTTGGAAATATAGTGACCGCAAACGGGACTTCATTTTCTAGTCCAATTATGTCAGGAATGGTTGCTTGTTTATGGCAGGCATTTCCACTCAAAACAAATAAAGAAATCAGAGAATTAATAATTAAATCAGCAGATAGATTCGCAACGCCAAACAATCAATATGGTTTTGGTATTCCGGATTTTAGTTTGGCTTTGACCAATGCACTGTCCTTAAATACTTTTTCAAAAAATGATTTTATAGTGTATCCAAATCCAGTAAATGATTCGATATCTGTTTTTTTGCCAGAAGGCTATGACAAAGGATCAATTTTTATTTACACTATTTTAGGTCAAAAAATATTAGAAAACAATATTACAAGTCAAACATCGAATATTTCGTTGAAATTTCTTGACAACGGAATATACGTTTACAAATTAGAATCGGGTATTTTTTCTAAAACCGGAAAAATCATAAAGCAATAA
- a CDS encoding NAD(P)/FAD-dependent oxidoreductase — protein MNVPQSKNPRIVIIGGGFAGIALAKQLKNKNVQVVLLDKHNYHTFQPLLYQVATGGLEAGSIAYPIRKVIQEYDDFYFRLTSVEEIDTKNQKVIAEIGELSYDYLIIATGSKTNYFGNKEIERNSMGMKTIPQSLNIRSLILENFEQAVLTTDLAERNSLINFVLVGGGPTGVELAGALAEMKKAILQKDYPDLDIDKMEINLIQSGDRILNTMSEKSSIAAEKFLHSLGVKIWKNVRVTNYDGRTIITNSDLTFETATVIWTAGVQGAIVAGLDAKSLVQRVERIRVNEYSQVIGYDNIFAVGDIASMETENYPEGHPMMAQPAMQQGKLLGENIIKLIRKQPMEAFEYNDKGSMATIGRNKAVVDLPKYHFSGVFAWFVWMFVHLFSLIGFKNRAVVFLNWVYNYIRFDREGRLIIRPFKKKSFTTFTSDEV, from the coding sequence ATGAACGTTCCACAATCGAAAAATCCCAGAATAGTTATTATAGGTGGAGGTTTTGCAGGCATTGCTTTGGCCAAACAATTAAAAAATAAAAATGTACAAGTTGTACTTTTAGATAAACACAACTACCATACATTTCAACCTTTATTATATCAAGTTGCCACCGGAGGACTCGAAGCAGGTTCAATAGCATACCCAATCCGCAAAGTCATTCAGGAATACGATGATTTCTACTTCCGACTTACTTCTGTAGAAGAAATAGACACAAAAAACCAAAAAGTCATTGCCGAAATAGGCGAATTAAGTTATGATTATCTGATCATTGCCACAGGATCCAAGACCAATTATTTTGGTAACAAAGAAATAGAACGCAACAGTATGGGAATGAAAACCATACCGCAATCGCTTAATATAAGAAGTTTAATTCTCGAAAATTTTGAACAAGCCGTTCTTACCACTGATTTGGCCGAACGTAACAGTCTTATTAATTTTGTGCTTGTAGGTGGTGGGCCAACAGGAGTAGAGCTTGCCGGTGCTTTGGCCGAAATGAAAAAAGCCATCCTTCAAAAAGATTACCCCGATTTGGATATTGATAAAATGGAAATCAATCTTATTCAAAGCGGAGACAGAATACTAAACACAATGAGTGAAAAATCTTCAATTGCCGCCGAAAAATTTCTTCACAGTTTGGGAGTGAAAATCTGGAAAAATGTTCGCGTAACAAATTATGATGGACGAACAATTATCACCAATTCTGATTTGACATTTGAAACCGCAACCGTGATTTGGACTGCAGGTGTACAAGGAGCAATAGTTGCCGGACTAGATGCTAAATCTTTGGTGCAAAGAGTAGAACGCATTCGAGTAAATGAATACAGCCAAGTGATAGGATACGACAACATTTTTGCCGTAGGCGACATCGCTTCCATGGAAACCGAAAACTATCCTGAAGGACATCCCATGATGGCTCAGCCCGCCATGCAGCAAGGGAAATTACTGGGCGAAAACATCATAAAATTAATTAGAAAACAACCAATGGAAGCTTTTGAATACAATGACAAAGGTTCAATGGCCACAATAGGAAGAAACAAAGCTGTAGTCGATTTGCCAAAATACCATTTCAGTGGCGTTTTTGCGTGGTTCGTGTGGATGTTTGTGCATTTATTCTCTTTGATTGGATTCAAAAATAGAGCAGTTGTATTTTTAAATTGGGTATACAATTATATTCGTTTTGACCGTGAAGGACGTTTGATTATCAGACCTTTCAAAAAGAAAAGTTTTACTACGTTTACGAGTGATGAAGTATAG